One genomic segment of Patescibacteria group bacterium includes these proteins:
- a CDS encoding asparaginase domain-containing protein, producing MNKTCEPLKVYVINTGGTLGMTGRPLRPAKSAHELLEGLNLPKRVETFLVDVPIMLDSTNLMHRDRVALGYHIRDVYFDYDAFVIFHGTDSLAETCAFLTMLFRGSLQKPILVIGAQMGKDEPGSEVHSQIESTMKVAKTFARKGIVGVFNVCIDDVLDGSRVRKRNESDKNAFYTPGRQIVAKAWPHVSIMAPLRRYDAVAELNGLQLFPGFEQHVCTLGVSADAPPHVLMDLVRAGRLKGIILEGKGAGNIPDRVWSPQELNDTESYSWIDAIAAATRAGMHVGIISPFDDGRVILTRYELGMKAKESGALSLESLTPAMGDVKFRMAIAAYPNQPDDIQSFLSTNFLRELLESQEDDDEDE from the coding sequence GTGAATAAAACATGCGAACCTTTAAAAGTATACGTCATCAATACCGGGGGTACGCTTGGCATGACCGGCAGGCCTCTGCGTCCGGCGAAATCTGCCCATGAACTCCTTGAAGGACTCAATTTGCCAAAACGCGTTGAGACGTTTTTGGTCGATGTGCCGATCATGCTCGACTCCACCAATCTCATGCATCGCGACCGAGTAGCATTGGGATATCATATTAGAGACGTCTACTTTGACTATGACGCGTTCGTCATTTTTCATGGGACCGATTCTTTGGCAGAAACCTGTGCATTCCTAACGATGCTATTCCGCGGTTCGCTTCAGAAGCCAATTCTTGTTATCGGAGCACAAATGGGCAAGGACGAACCCGGCAGCGAGGTGCATTCCCAGATCGAGAGTACCATGAAAGTGGCAAAGACGTTTGCACGCAAGGGCATCGTTGGAGTATTCAATGTCTGTATTGACGATGTGTTGGATGGTTCGCGTGTGCGTAAGCGCAATGAGTCGGACAAGAACGCATTCTACACACCCGGGCGCCAGATTGTCGCAAAAGCATGGCCCCATGTGAGTATTATGGCGCCACTTCGTCGTTATGATGCCGTTGCGGAACTCAATGGTCTTCAGCTTTTTCCAGGCTTCGAACAGCATGTGTGCACCTTGGGAGTGTCGGCTGATGCACCACCCCATGTATTAATGGATTTGGTACGCGCCGGACGGCTCAAGGGAATCATTCTTGAGGGTAAGGGTGCAGGCAATATCCCAGATCGTGTCTGGAGCCCCCAAGAACTCAATGATACCGAAAGCTATTCATGGATTGATGCAATTGCAGCTGCAACGAGGGCAGGAATGCATGTCGGAATTATCTCACCCTTCGATGATGGCCGTGTCATTCTGACGCGCTACGAACTTGGCATGAAAGCTAAGGAGTCTGGCGCTCTGAGCTTGGAAAGTCTCACGCCTGCCATGGGTGATGTCAAATTTCGCATGGCGATTGCCGCCTATCCCAATCAGCCGGATGACATTCAGTCATTTCTTTCGACCAACTTTCTTCGTGAGCTACTCGAAAGCCAAGAAGATGATGACGAGGATGAGTAA
- a CDS encoding VOC family protein yields MTIRGIDYIYYEVSDVAKSKEFYRDVLGMKIGKESEGGEWVEFDLGNLTLGIGSYSQGGAGGTMAALAIEDVGAACEELKAKGVPITMGPEEFPVCSMAVITDPDGNKLMLHARKDGSVG; encoded by the coding sequence ATGACCATACGCGGTATCGACTATATTTACTATGAGGTGTCTGACGTTGCAAAAAGCAAGGAATTTTATCGTGATGTACTTGGCATGAAGATTGGTAAGGAATCAGAGGGAGGAGAGTGGGTTGAGTTTGATCTTGGCAACCTAACGCTTGGGATTGGATCTTACAGCCAGGGAGGCGCTGGCGGCACAATGGCTGCCCTAGCTATTGAGGATGTGGGGGCTGCCTGTGAAGAGCTCAAAGCAAAGGGCGTCCCTATTACCATGGGCCCGGAAGAATTTCCCGTATGCAGTATGGCAGTTATCACTGATCCTGACGGAAACAAACTTATGCTTCACGCTCGCAAAGATGGAAGCGTTGGCTAG
- a CDS encoding nucleotide pyrophosphohydrolase — MDINAFSEQLKAFNAELDWDQFHNPKDLILALMSEVGELAECFRWLSNEEIAHIIADPEKKRKIAEELADIMMYLTVISYKMDIDFSQAIEEKFEKNKKRFTLETSKGVHTNPLEGYKAKVQENQ; from the coding sequence ATGGACATCAATGCATTTTCAGAACAACTCAAAGCATTCAACGCCGAGCTTGATTGGGATCAATTTCATAATCCCAAGGATTTGATATTGGCGCTCATGAGTGAAGTGGGGGAATTGGCTGAATGTTTTCGCTGGCTTTCCAACGAAGAGATCGCACATATTATCGCCGATCCTGAAAAAAAGAGAAAAATCGCCGAAGAGTTGGCAGATATCATGATGTATCTCACTGTCATTTCCTATAAAATGGATATAGATTTCTCACAAGCGATCGAAGAAAAATTTGAGAAAAACAAAAAACGCTTTACCCTTGAAACAAGCAAGGGAGTCCATACGAATCCACTAGAAGGATATAAGGCAAAGGTGCAAGAGAATCAATGA
- a CDS encoding 8-oxo-dGTP diphosphatase — protein sequence MNTLRNTTLVFLVKKTESVISDICLAMKKRGFGMNRWNGVGGKVNSQETIEEAARREAQEEIGVIIKDLNKVAELAFYFPHNSAWDQMVHVYFTVNWDGDPKESEEMNPKWFSPKELPFQEMWPDDIFWLPQALSGKLQKAQFTFGQNDVIKAQEITIVDTL from the coding sequence ATGAACACATTAAGAAATACTACACTTGTTTTTTTGGTAAAGAAAACGGAAAGCGTGATTAGTGATATATGTTTGGCAATGAAGAAGCGGGGATTTGGCATGAATAGATGGAATGGGGTCGGCGGAAAAGTGAACAGCCAAGAAACAATAGAAGAGGCGGCGCGAAGAGAGGCGCAAGAAGAAATAGGTGTTATCATAAAGGATTTGAATAAAGTTGCCGAACTGGCATTCTACTTTCCCCATAATTCAGCATGGGATCAAATGGTGCATGTGTATTTTACGGTAAACTGGGATGGTGATCCGAAAGAAAGCGAGGAAATGAATCCAAAATGGTTTTCGCCAAAAGAACTTCCTTTCCAAGAAATGTGGCCCGACGATATTTTTTGGCTACCCCAGGCACTAAGCGGCAAACTGCAAAAAGCCCAATTTACGTTTGGTCAAAACGATGTTATCAAAGCCCAAGAGATAACTATTGTTGATACGTTATAA
- a CDS encoding YfbR-like 5'-deoxynucleotidase: MVSPHLIRKVFSASYIQRWNDKLRPIDFVELDKHALKMIIAYIIGSFEQGKEGFSWKEIIEGCFFELLQKIVLTDIKSPVFYMIKEHKEKYRQLNEFVYNEIEPTIAPLGPELCDRFRVFFEQTDNTINKRILTASSTYASLWEFAIIRHSDPHGYDNAEIENTIMRKLQTYDDLAGMQQLTTHHDYQHFIDRCGELRYQIRWAGAHRIPHTSVLNHSLFVALFAYLFSLEVGSCPKRCYNNFFTGLFHDLPEVLTRDIISPIKRSVEGLKDILGDYEKQQMEKIIFPLLPAHCVEEMHMFTEREKEGVITLNGSYQWVCPDEINAQYNEDHFNPRDGAFIKLADELAAYVESSEALRNGCTNERFTNAMQKVKEYYDAAGVVGGINTKELFKDL, encoded by the coding sequence ATGGTATCGCCACATCTCATACGTAAGGTATTCAGTGCAAGCTATATTCAGCGCTGGAATGATAAGCTGCGCCCCATTGATTTTGTCGAGCTCGACAAACATGCCCTCAAAATGATTATCGCCTATATCATAGGATCGTTTGAGCAGGGCAAAGAAGGATTTTCATGGAAAGAAATTATCGAAGGGTGTTTTTTTGAATTGCTGCAAAAAATCGTGCTGACGGATATTAAGTCGCCGGTATTTTATATGATTAAGGAACACAAAGAGAAATATCGACAGCTCAATGAATTTGTGTACAACGAAATAGAGCCCACGATTGCTCCTCTGGGACCGGAGCTCTGCGATCGTTTCAGGGTATTTTTTGAACAAACGGATAATACCATTAACAAGCGCATCCTCACGGCTTCAAGTACGTATGCATCGCTGTGGGAGTTCGCCATCATCCGTCACAGCGATCCCCATGGATATGACAATGCAGAGATCGAAAACACCATCATGCGAAAACTTCAAACATACGATGATTTGGCAGGGATGCAGCAGTTGACGACTCATCATGACTACCAGCATTTTATCGATCGGTGCGGCGAATTGCGCTACCAGATACGATGGGCGGGTGCGCACCGTATTCCGCATACGTCGGTCCTCAACCATTCGCTTTTTGTTGCTCTGTTTGCCTATCTGTTTTCTCTTGAAGTTGGGAGCTGTCCAAAGCGCTGCTATAATAATTTTTTTACCGGACTTTTCCATGATTTGCCGGAGGTGCTCACGCGGGACATTATTTCGCCGATCAAGCGATCGGTCGAAGGGCTCAAGGACATTCTCGGAGATTATGAAAAACAGCAAATGGAAAAAATAATTTTTCCGCTTTTGCCCGCACACTGTGTGGAAGAAATGCATATGTTTACTGAACGAGAGAAAGAAGGAGTCATTACGCTCAATGGGTCCTATCAGTGGGTTTGTCCGGATGAGATCAATGCGCAGTATAATGAGGATCATTTTAATCCTCGTGATGGAGCCTTTATTAAGCTTGCCGATGAGCTTGCAGCATATGTGGAAAGTTCAGAAGCCCTTCGTAATGGCTGCACAAATGAACGGTTCACCAATGCCATGCAGAAGGTAAAGGAATACTACGATGCTGCCGGTGTGGTTGGGGGAATCAATACCAAAGAGCTATTCAAAGATTTATGA
- a CDS encoding glutaredoxin domain-containing protein: protein MAQVIIYSTPTCGYCRMAKTYFQEHKVEYVEKDVSIDMEAREKMVADSGQMGVPVIDIDGTIVVGFDKGRLATLLGIQS from the coding sequence ATGGCACAGGTAATAATATATAGCACACCGACATGTGGCTATTGCCGGATGGCAAAGACCTACTTTCAAGAACATAAGGTCGAATACGTCGAGAAAGATGTTTCTATTGATATGGAGGCACGGGAAAAAATGGTTGCAGATTCCGGACAGATGGGCGTTCCGGTAATCGATATCGATGGTACAATCGTGGTGGGTTTCGATAAGGGGCGTCTTGCGACATTGCTTGGAATACAATCATAA